Part of the Hyalangium ruber genome, CGAGAGCCCGTCCACCTTCTCGCGCGCGTGCAGCACCGCCGCCAGCGTCCCGTTGCACCGGAAGAAGAGCTGGTAGACGCCCAGCAGCAGCACCAGCAGCTTCAGGTGCGCGGGCTTGCCCTCCAGGTGCATCAGCCCCTGCATCGCTCCCAGGAGCCCGATGGCCAGGAGGACCTGGAGCAGCAGCGTGCCGCCGAAGAACTCGCTGGCGTGGTGCGGCCGCAGGGCCACTTCCTTGCGGATGTAGACCTCCAGCCCCAGGCCGGCCAGCACGAAGAAGACGGCGGTGAAGCCCTCCGAGGCCCAGTTGAACTGGCCGAAGGCCTCCGGCCCCAACACCCGGGGCAGCATCAGCCGCACCGTCATGGCGATGCCGTACGTCACCATGAGCGAGCCGCCCAGCTTCAGGGCGTTGCGCATGGACGTCGTCACGTCCAGCGCGGCGGGCGGCGGGGCCGACGGGGGCGCCGCGGCGCTCGTGTCAGGGTTCGGCGGGGACATGGCCTCGGCGGCAGAAAGAGGGACAGGGAAGTGAACGACAGCACCGCATCCGCGTCAATTCGCGGACCGCTTCCCCGCCCCTGCCCCGAGCCGCCGGGGGGGCCCCGCCTGCCTGCTAGCTGGCCCCGTTGCCGGTGATCACCACCGGCACCGTCTTCAGGATGAGGCTGAAGTCGGTCAGCAGGGTCCAGTTATCGATGTACTGCATGTCCAGGTACATCCACTCCTCGAAGGAGATCTGGTTGCGCCCAGACACCTGCCAGATGCAGGTGAGCCCCGGCCGCACCGACAGCCGGCGGCGCTGCCAGGCCGCGTACTTCTCCACTTCCTTCGGCAGCGGCGGGCGCGGGCCCACCACGCTCATCTCACCGCGCAGCACGTTGAGCAGCTGCGGCAGCTCGTCGATGGAGTACTTGCGGATGAAGCGCCCGATAGGAGTGATTCGCGGGTCGTTCTTGATCTTGAAGACCGGGCCGGTCTGCTCGTTCATCGCCTCCAGCTTGGCCTTCAGCTCCTCGGCGTTGACCACCATGGAGCGGAACTTGAGCATGTTGAAGGTCTTGCCGTGCAGGCCCACCCGCTGCTGCTTGAAGAAGACGGGGCCGCGCGAGGTGACCTTGATGATCAGTGCCACCGCCAGCAGCAGCGGCGAGAGCACCAGCAGCGCGGCGGCCGAGGCGCTGATGTCGAACAGGCGCTTGATGGCCATCTGGTGCGGCGCGGGCGCGTGGGTGACGAAGTGCAGGTAGCCGTCGGACACCGCGTGCGTCTGCTCGGGGCGCGCCCGGTCCATGCGGAAGGGATGCGCCGGCAGGGCGAACGGGATACCGAAGCGCTCGCACAGCTTGATGGCCGCCTGCATCTCCTGGCCGTGCTTCTGCACGTTGCCGGAGATGTAGACGATGTCCACCGGAAGCTGGCAGAGCACCTGCTCGAGCTGATCCACCCGGCCCAGCTGCGGCTGGGGAGAGGTGGCCGCCACCTTGTCATTGGAGAAGGCCAGGTAGCCGGTGACGCGGCGGCGACCCATGGTGGACAGGTGCTCGCCGGTGAGCCGGCCCATGGCGCCGATGCCGAGGATGAGCGCCTCGTCCAACGGCTCCTCGCGCACCGCCAGCCGGCGGAACACCATCTGCCGCAGGCCCACCACGCTCATCCAGAGCAGCAGCGGGAAGAAGCTCAGCGCCACCACCGGCATGCCGCCGGCGATGAGCAGGCGCTCCAGGTAGAGCACCCCCGTGATCGACACCACCGTGATGGACACCAGCGCCAGGTCATCCAGCGGCGCGCGGTCCGAGAAGCGCGGGTCATAGAGGCACAGCGCCGTGCCCACCAGCAGCCAGCCCAGGCCCGCCATGCCCAGCAGCAGCCACAGGTCCAGGTTGCCCACCTGGATGGAGTGTCCCATCAACAACGTCGAGCCCAGCAGCGAGGCCACCACCAACAGCAGATCCACCAGCAGGTTCAGCTTCGCGGCGAAGCCCGGCGCCAGCCGCCCGCGCACCGGCTTGGATGGAGCCGCCGCCACGAGTCGAGGCACCTCTACGACCGCGGGCGGATGCACGGGCTCCACCGAGGCAGTATTTTCGGAGACTTCTTTTGGGACCGATGCGGATTGCATGCCAATCTCTCCCCACGACCCAGGAACTGCCCCGGGATGACACCGCCCACCTTGCGAGAGGTGGGCGAAATCACGGCACCACCACGCTTTGGACCAGCGAAGATTGTACGGGTCCTCGAAAAGTGCACGCAAGCGCGCCAGGGATCCTCTTCGTCACCCTACCTGTCAGGTCGGGCCATCGCCGAGACACACCGTAAAGTCGATGCAGAACAAGGGCTTGCCGGGCCGTCTGGGTAACAACACGAATGTGAACTTTTTTTCCCTATCGGAACTCTCGGGATTGGAGCTTGGAACCCCAACAGGTCTTTCCTGAGTTGTCTCAGCCAGGATTTTCCGAAGTATTTTAATGCGACGTGTCAAAACGGGCTGAGGATGCGCTCCACGTAGCGCTCCACGGAGAAGTCCCGCTCCGCCTTCTGTCGCGCGCGCTGGCCCATCGCCTCGGCCTCCTGGGGATGATCCAGCAGCCAGCGGATGCGCTCACGCAGCTGATCAGGGTTGCCAGGCTCCACGTGGAAGCCCGTCACCCCGTCCTCGATGAACCCCTCCACATAGGGGTTGCGGGTGAGGATGACGGGCTTGCCCATGGCCATGCCCTCCAGGGCCACGGTGATGCCGCTGATGATGGGGCGGGCCAGCGGCACCACCACCGCCCGGGACTCGGCGTAGAGCTGGCGCAGGTTGGCGTAGTTGCCCCAGGAGCGCATCTCCACGTTCGGCGGCAACGCTCGCGCCTGGGCCTCGCTCTTGCCCGCGACCGAGTAGCGCCACGCCGTGTCCGCGGCGATCTTCACCTCCGCGTCCAGCCCCTCGGCCGCGCTGATCAGCGACTCGTAGTCGCGGTTCACCGCGCCGGCCGCGCACACCAGACGCTTGCTCGGCTGCTCGGGCTGGGGCTGGAAGTAGGCTGTGTCCACCCGCGAGTAGAGGACGGTGATTCGCTCGCGGGGGATGCCGTACTGCTCCACCAGCACGTCCCGGCTGTGCGGCGACAGGCACAGTACGTGGTGCAGCCGCCGGGCCAGCCCCAGCTTGGAGAGCGCCAGCCAGCGCTTCTTGCTCGACACGTTGTGGACCAGCAGGACGATGCGGCGCTTGCGGCGGCTCAGCAGCGCGTCCCACGCCAGGAACTGCAGGCCCGGGAACTCCTCGCCCAGGAGGATGTTCTGGCGCTCGCGCGTCGCGCGCCACGCCTCCAGCGCGAACCGGGCGCAGTCCACGTTCGAGGCCGGGTTCAGCCCACGCTGCGCCATGGAGAGGACCTGGGTGAACACCCCGCGGCTCATCGCCGCGAACTCGCCCAGTGGGCCCTTCTTCTCCAGCGCGTCGTTGACGCGGCTCAGCGGCTCGCCCACGGCGATGAATGCGGAGTCTTGCGGCATCGGTCCCTCTGGCCGTTTCCGGCGCGTGTGGCCGGAATCTAAGCCGTTTGGGCGCGCCGCGGGGGCTTCAGGAGCGCTGGATGGGGCGGGCCGGCAAGGCCACCGTGAAGATGGTGCCTACCCCCTTCACGCTGCTCACCTCGATGTCCCCGCCCAGCCGGCGCACGATGTCCCGGCTGATGGACAGCCCCAGCCCCGTGCCCGTCGTCAGCCCCTTGGTGGTGAAGAAGGGCTGGAAGACCCGCGACAAGTGCTCGGGGGCAATCCCCGGTCCCGTGTCCGCCACCTCCACCACCACGCGCTCGCCCATCAACCGCGAGGTGACGCGCAGCTCGCGCCGCGGGCCACTCCACTCCGACAGCGCCTGCGCCGCGTTGATGATGAGGTTGCTGAACACCTGGGAGACCCGCCCTGGGCTGCCCTTCACCTCCAACCCCTCGGCCAGCTCGACAATCACCGTGGCCGCCGGCGTCGCCTCCGCCCGCGTGATTCGCAGCGCCGAGCGGATCGCCTCGTTCAGGTCGAACCACCCCGCCGACGCATCGTCCATCCGCGAGATGGTCCGCATGTCCCGGACGATTTCGCAGATGCGCTTGATGCCCTCGTACGCCTCGGCCACCGCCTGCTGCACCCCCTCGAACTCCTCCTGCTGGCGCGGCCCCCACGCGAGCACCTCGCCCCAGGCCCCGCTCGGCTCCTGGCCCATGCTCCGGCCCATCGCCGTCAGCCCCTGCTGGATGTAGTTCAGGTTGCTGAGCACGTAGGAGGCGGGGTTGTTGATCTCATGGCTGATGCCCGCCGCCACCAACCCCATCGAAGCCATGCGCTCGGAGGCCGAGAGCTGGCCCGCCATCCGCCCGTTCTCCAGCGCCAGCACCGCGTGCGCGATGAGCAGCGAGGCGCGGTCCAGCTCGCCCCGGTTCAGCGGGCGACTCCGGGAGCGTCGCAGCACCACGAGCAGCCCCAGGAAGCGCTCCCCGGCCACCAGCGGCAACAACAGCATCGACAAGTCGGGCGGCAGCGGCGGGAACTTCTCGAAGCGCCAGTCGGCGCCCAGCGGCCCGAGCACCGCGGGCGTGCGGTCGGCCGACAGCGTGCGGGAGATCTGCTCCCCCAGCGACAGGCACAGAGCGCTCTCGGCCTCGTCCACGAGCCCGTAGGCGTGTGCCACCTGGAGCTTCCCGTCCGCGTCCGGCAGCGCCAGCATCGCCGCGTCCGAGACCATGAAGGAGCGCACGCTCTCGGCGATGGCGCGCGGCAGCTCCTCCAGCGTGTTCTTCTCGAAGAGCGCCTGGCTCAGCCGCACCAGCTCCGTGGACACGTTGAAGCGGCGCCGGTCGAGCGCCCGGGACACGCAGGTGAACAGCTCCTGCAACTGGAACGGCTTGCGCAGCAGGTCGAAGGCGCCCGCACGGATGCACGCGATGGCCGTGTCCAGCTCCGCGTACGCCGTGGCGACGATCACCTCCGTGGAGGGAGACACCTCGCGCACCCGGCGCAAGAGCTCCAACCCGTTCATGCTCGGCATCCGCACATCCGTCATGACCAGGTCGAACGAGGCCCCGCGCAGCCGCTCCATCGCCTCGGCCCCGTTGGCCGCTTCGGTCACCTCGTGACCTTCTCCGGAGAGCATCTCCAGGAGGAGCCGGCGGATGTCCCTCTCGTCATCGACGATCAGAATCTGTCCGGCCATGTCGCTACGCCTGTTCCGTCGCGGGGAGCATCAGCCGGAAGACGGTGCCGCGCACCGCTCCCGGAGTCACCGACAGGTCCGCGCCCATGCGGCTCAACAGCCGCCACGCCAGCGCCAACCCCAGGTT contains:
- the epsZ gene encoding exopolysaccharide biosynthesis polyisoprenyl-phosphate hexose-1-phosphate transferase EpsZ, coding for MQSASVPKEVSENTASVEPVHPPAVVEVPRLVAAAPSKPVRGRLAPGFAAKLNLLVDLLLVVASLLGSTLLMGHSIQVGNLDLWLLLGMAGLGWLLVGTALCLYDPRFSDRAPLDDLALVSITVVSITGVLYLERLLIAGGMPVVALSFFPLLLWMSVVGLRQMVFRRLAVREEPLDEALILGIGAMGRLTGEHLSTMGRRRVTGYLAFSNDKVAATSPQPQLGRVDQLEQVLCQLPVDIVYISGNVQKHGQEMQAAIKLCERFGIPFALPAHPFRMDRARPEQTHAVSDGYLHFVTHAPAPHQMAIKRLFDISASAAALLVLSPLLLAVALIIKVTSRGPVFFKQQRVGLHGKTFNMLKFRSMVVNAEELKAKLEAMNEQTGPVFKIKNDPRITPIGRFIRKYSIDELPQLLNVLRGEMSVVGPRPPLPKEVEKYAAWQRRRLSVRPGLTCIWQVSGRNQISFEEWMYLDMQYIDNWTLLTDFSLILKTVPVVITGNGAS
- a CDS encoding glycosyltransferase family 4 protein; translated protein: MPQDSAFIAVGEPLSRVNDALEKKGPLGEFAAMSRGVFTQVLSMAQRGLNPASNVDCARFALEAWRATRERQNILLGEEFPGLQFLAWDALLSRRKRRIVLLVHNVSSKKRWLALSKLGLARRLHHVLCLSPHSRDVLVEQYGIPRERITVLYSRVDTAYFQPQPEQPSKRLVCAAGAVNRDYESLISAAEGLDAEVKIAADTAWRYSVAGKSEAQARALPPNVEMRSWGNYANLRQLYAESRAVVVPLARPIISGITVALEGMAMGKPVILTRNPYVEGFIEDGVTGFHVEPGNPDQLRERIRWLLDHPQEAEAMGQRARQKAERDFSVERYVERILSPF
- a CDS encoding response regulator: MAGQILIVDDERDIRRLLLEMLSGEGHEVTEAANGAEAMERLRGASFDLVMTDVRMPSMNGLELLRRVREVSPSTEVIVATAYAELDTAIACIRAGAFDLLRKPFQLQELFTCVSRALDRRRFNVSTELVRLSQALFEKNTLEELPRAIAESVRSFMVSDAAMLALPDADGKLQVAHAYGLVDEAESALCLSLGEQISRTLSADRTPAVLGPLGADWRFEKFPPLPPDLSMLLLPLVAGERFLGLLVVLRRSRSRPLNRGELDRASLLIAHAVLALENGRMAGQLSASERMASMGLVAAGISHEINNPASYVLSNLNYIQQGLTAMGRSMGQEPSGAWGEVLAWGPRQQEEFEGVQQAVAEAYEGIKRICEIVRDMRTISRMDDASAGWFDLNEAIRSALRITRAEATPAATVIVELAEGLEVKGSPGRVSQVFSNLIINAAQALSEWSGPRRELRVTSRLMGERVVVEVADTGPGIAPEHLSRVFQPFFTTKGLTTGTGLGLSISRDIVRRLGGDIEVSSVKGVGTIFTVALPARPIQRS